The following coding sequences lie in one Prochlorococcus marinus XMU1411 genomic window:
- the acnB gene encoding bifunctional aconitate hydratase 2/2-methylisocitrate dehydratase: MKNLETLLKDYADHVAKRAAKGIPPLPLNAEQTNCITKLLEQDSSYDSSYLVDLLINRVPPGVDEAAYVKASWLTAIVNSEKSCKSINPEKAIEILGTMIGGYNVNSLVAILKGKNSLLAKKAAEVLKNIILVYDSANEIYELSQNNFYAKEVVNSWADAEWFKNKKVLEKEITCLVFKVDGETNTDDLSPAVHATTRPDIPMHALAMLEFKKPDGLKILDNLKKRNLPIAYVGDVVGTGSSRKSAINSLIWHIGEDIAFVPNKKTGGIIIGSKIAPIFFNTAQDSGALPIEADVSQMKTGDVIKIYPYEGIIKKIEKDSNTEELISKFDLYPSTLTDEIQAGGRINLMIGRSLTDKIRNKLEYEPSEIFTRPQNPTESNAGFTQAQKIVGKACGLDGVRPGTTCEPIMTTVGSQDTTGPMTRDELKELACLGFTADLVMQSFCHTAAYPKPVDLVTHKELPDFISQRGGVALKPGDGIIHSWLNRMLLPDTVGTGGDSHTRFPLGISFPGGSGIVAFAAAIGSMPLNMPESVLVKFKGELLPGITLRDLVNAIPLFAIKKGLLTVEKANKKNIFNGKIMEIEGLPNLKLEQAFELTDATAERSCAGSTILLSQETVQEYLRSNICLLEKMIESNYEDSKSISRRINDMKNWLKKPSLIQPDSNAQYEEIIEIDLAKVTQPIVACPNDPDNVKEITDVANTNIDEVFIGSCMTNIGHYRAAAKVLEGVQNLKAKLWICPPTKMDEETLKAEGYYKIFEDCGARLELPGCSLCMGNQARVDEGAVVFSTSTRNFDNRLGKNAQVFLGSAELAAVCALLGKIPEVEEYQDITKNKINPYSNELYRYLQFDEIHDFSLTK, translated from the coding sequence ATGAAGAATTTGGAAACATTGCTAAAAGATTACGCTGATCACGTAGCTAAAAGAGCAGCCAAAGGTATACCTCCTTTACCTCTAAATGCTGAGCAAACAAATTGTATTACAAAATTATTGGAACAAGATAGTTCTTATGATTCTTCTTATTTAGTTGATTTACTAATAAATAGAGTACCACCAGGAGTTGATGAAGCTGCTTACGTAAAAGCAAGCTGGCTTACAGCTATTGTTAATTCTGAAAAATCTTGCAAATCAATTAATCCCGAAAAAGCAATTGAAATACTAGGAACAATGATAGGCGGATATAATGTAAATTCTCTGGTTGCAATACTAAAAGGAAAAAATAGTTTACTTGCTAAAAAAGCGGCAGAAGTTTTAAAAAATATTATTCTTGTTTATGACTCAGCTAATGAAATCTATGAATTATCTCAAAATAATTTTTATGCAAAAGAGGTTGTAAATAGTTGGGCAGATGCAGAATGGTTCAAAAATAAAAAAGTTCTGGAGAAAGAGATTACTTGTTTAGTGTTTAAAGTTGACGGTGAAACAAATACAGACGACTTATCTCCAGCTGTACATGCAACAACACGCCCTGACATTCCTATGCACGCATTGGCTATGTTGGAATTTAAAAAACCAGATGGACTAAAGATTCTTGATAATTTAAAAAAACGAAATTTACCAATAGCTTATGTTGGAGATGTTGTTGGAACAGGTAGTTCTAGAAAATCTGCTATTAATTCACTAATTTGGCATATAGGAGAAGATATTGCTTTTGTTCCAAACAAAAAAACAGGTGGAATAATAATTGGTAGCAAAATAGCCCCAATTTTCTTTAATACTGCACAAGATTCAGGAGCTTTACCAATAGAAGCTGACGTATCTCAAATGAAAACAGGAGATGTTATTAAAATATATCCTTATGAAGGCATTATTAAAAAAATTGAAAAAGATTCAAATACTGAAGAATTAATAAGCAAATTCGACTTGTATCCATCAACTCTTACTGATGAGATTCAAGCTGGCGGAAGAATTAATCTTATGATTGGAAGATCTCTTACAGACAAAATTAGAAATAAATTAGAATATGAACCTAGTGAAATATTTACCAGACCACAAAATCCAACCGAAAGTAATGCTGGCTTTACTCAAGCTCAAAAAATAGTAGGCAAAGCATGCGGTTTAGATGGAGTAAGGCCAGGAACGACCTGTGAGCCAATTATGACCACAGTTGGTAGTCAAGATACTACTGGACCAATGACTAGAGATGAACTAAAAGAACTAGCTTGTTTAGGATTTACTGCAGATTTAGTGATGCAAAGTTTTTGTCATACAGCTGCTTATCCTAAACCAGTAGATCTAGTTACCCATAAAGAATTACCTGATTTTATATCTCAAAGAGGTGGAGTAGCTCTTAAGCCTGGAGACGGCATAATTCATAGCTGGCTTAATAGAATGCTTCTACCAGATACTGTTGGCACAGGTGGAGATAGTCATACTAGATTTCCTCTTGGCATTTCATTCCCTGGAGGCTCGGGCATTGTTGCCTTTGCCGCTGCAATAGGATCAATGCCATTGAATATGCCAGAATCTGTGCTGGTTAAATTTAAGGGAGAATTATTACCAGGAATCACTCTTAGAGATTTAGTAAATGCAATCCCTCTCTTCGCAATTAAAAAAGGACTCTTAACTGTTGAGAAAGCAAATAAGAAAAATATATTCAACGGGAAAATAATGGAAATTGAGGGATTACCAAACCTAAAACTTGAACAAGCTTTTGAGCTTACTGATGCTACTGCAGAACGCTCATGCGCTGGTAGTACCATACTTTTATCCCAAGAAACTGTACAGGAATACTTAAGAAGCAATATTTGCCTCCTAGAAAAAATGATTGAGAGCAATTATGAAGATTCAAAATCAATTTCAAGAAGAATAAATGATATGAAAAATTGGTTAAAAAAACCATCATTGATTCAACCAGATTCAAACGCTCAGTATGAAGAAATCATTGAAATTGATTTAGCAAAAGTAACACAACCTATAGTTGCTTGCCCAAACGATCCAGATAATGTAAAAGAAATCACTGATGTTGCAAATACAAATATTGACGAAGTTTTTATAGGTTCTTGCATGACGAATATTGGCCATTACAGGGCAGCTGCGAAGGTTCTTGAAGGTGTACAAAATTTAAAAGCTAAATTATGGATTTGTCCACCAACAAAAATGGATGAAGAGACTCTAAAAGCTGAAGGTTACTATAAAATTTTCGAAGATTGTGGTGCAAGGTTAGAGTTACCAGGCTGTTCTTTATGTATGGGGAATCAAGCCAGAGTAGATGAAGGTGCCGTAGTATTTTCTACAAGTACAAGAAATTTTGACAATAGACTTGGCAAGAATGCACAAGTCTTTTTAGGAAGCGCTGAATTAGCAGCAGTTTGCGCACTGCTTGGCAAAATACCTGAAGTTGAAGAATATCAGGATATTACTAAAAATAAAATTAATCCATATTCAAATGAACTTTATCGCTATCTTCAATTTGATGAAATACACGATTTCAGCTTGACAAAGTAA
- a CDS encoding ClC family H(+)/Cl(-) exchange transporter: MPNFIKDNIQKTSNNSSRSIKKLLKQRSLVVAFSLLLTGLGASITSISFKTGIYFINNWRLALLDQFPSITVLPIFGALGGAIAGYLIKNIAPAAKGSGVSQIMGFLRHKKVPMNLKVGLVKLVSGIIAIGSGFPLGPEGPSVQMGGSVAWQMAKWLKAPTAFRRVIVAAGGGAGIAAVFSAPLGGFVYAIEELLNSARPVILLLVVITTFIADSSADIIQALGLDPKAGGFDFNLGFLIQKEYDPSVFFLPVDFIYLVLLGIIIGIFAELYSRYVLFMQNLGKRWYKNKFVLKMSICGLILGSIYSCLPSTFHNLDELQKIIAEQNTSIGIALLAVLVLFITTGLAAASGAPGGLFYPMLTLGGSIGLIMGSWVEIATGHAPSTYIFAGMGAFVAGCSRTPITAMFLAFALTKNLLIMKPVLISCIASFLIARAFNEESIYERQIQIELED; this comes from the coding sequence ATGCCAAATTTTATAAAAGATAATATTCAAAAAACAAGTAATAATTCTTCTCGTAGCATCAAAAAATTATTAAAACAAAGATCTCTAGTCGTTGCATTTTCGCTCTTATTAACAGGTTTAGGAGCCTCAATTACAAGCATATCTTTTAAAACTGGAATCTATTTTATTAATAATTGGAGATTAGCATTATTAGACCAATTCCCATCTATTACGGTCTTACCTATTTTTGGAGCTCTAGGAGGAGCTATTGCAGGATATTTGATCAAAAATATAGCACCTGCTGCAAAAGGTTCCGGAGTGAGTCAAATCATGGGTTTTTTAAGACATAAAAAAGTTCCAATGAATTTAAAAGTAGGATTAGTAAAGCTGGTATCAGGAATTATTGCTATTGGCAGTGGATTCCCTTTGGGTCCAGAAGGTCCATCCGTTCAAATGGGAGGATCAGTAGCTTGGCAAATGGCCAAGTGGCTCAAAGCTCCTACAGCTTTTAGAAGAGTCATAGTAGCGGCAGGGGGTGGTGCTGGAATAGCTGCAGTATTTAGCGCTCCATTAGGAGGTTTTGTCTATGCAATAGAAGAGTTATTAAACTCTGCAAGACCAGTAATTTTGCTATTAGTAGTAATTACAACTTTCATTGCAGATTCATCTGCTGATATTATTCAAGCCTTAGGTTTAGATCCTAAAGCAGGAGGCTTTGATTTTAATCTCGGATTTTTGATTCAAAAAGAATATGACCCATCAGTTTTTTTCTTACCTGTAGATTTTATTTACTTAGTTCTACTAGGAATAATTATTGGAATATTTGCAGAATTGTACAGCAGATATGTTTTGTTTATGCAAAATCTTGGGAAAAGGTGGTATAAAAATAAATTTGTTTTAAAAATGAGTATCTGTGGACTTATTTTAGGAAGCATCTACTCTTGTTTACCCAGTACATTTCATAATTTAGATGAATTACAGAAAATAATAGCTGAACAAAATACAAGTATTGGAATTGCTTTATTAGCAGTTTTAGTATTATTTATCACGACAGGTTTAGCTGCAGCATCTGGAGCTCCTGGGGGATTGTTCTATCCAATGCTTACTTTAGGAGGGTCAATCGGACTAATAATGGGGAGCTGGGTGGAAATTGCGACAGGACATGCACCAAGTACATACATTTTTGCGGGAATGGGAGCTTTCGTAGCAGGATGCTCTCGAACACCAATTACAGCGATGTTTTTAGCTTTCGCTTTAACAAAAAATTTATTAATAATGAAACCTGTATTAATCAGCTGCATTGCCAGTTTCTTGATAGCAAGAGCTTTTAATGAAGAATCAATTTATGAAAGACAAATACAAATAGAATTAGAAGACTAA